In Dehalococcoidales bacterium, a genomic segment contains:
- a CDS encoding 4Fe-4S binding protein, producing MKEIVSINKELCSGCGVCIKICPQQILYMDKETGTCSVTEQEKCDKLRGCERKCPTGAIKIN from the coding sequence ATGAAAGAAATCGTATCAATCAATAAAGAACTCTGTTCCGGCTGCGGCGTATGCATTAAAATATGCCCTCAGCAGATATTGTATATGGATAAAGAAACCGGTACTTGTTCCGTAACCGAACAAGAAAAGTGCGACAAGTTACGCGGCTGTGAAAGAAAATGCCCTACCGGCGCCATTAAAATAAATTAA